A stretch of Henckelia pumila isolate YLH828 chromosome 4, ASM3356847v2, whole genome shotgun sequence DNA encodes these proteins:
- the LOC140863089 gene encoding uncharacterized protein: MRGKSSPRSQNGVVEVENLENLKEPHLSGAYIRTLVKELTSSRAKDSFNNKVVENSEGEGVSSNQDSAGIGDGFSNHKQEKSPQQHKKQVRRRLHTSRPYQERLLNMAEARREIVAALKFHRAAMKQANEKQHQQQFESGPEMPALGPLSNQLSLEQEAKLMSRRNTRIYASNSSTSSNFPIKNLGHLSYSQGLCTPYSWPVSTIASPSLIQENLNFILPSQTLGLNLNLQDFNLLETPCNGISKSSSVYSSSSASTSSSPATEEIPSMAVPPSVVAAEVTEFGDSGLHPAMDDKEIAEIRSIGEQYQMEWNDTMNLVTSAWWLKFLKESKPEDEVMEYPAWLNANESCLHDLNDCCSDEYLQEPALPCMEIEEIEGMDDDWLS, encoded by the exons ATGAGGGGAAAATCTTCTCCAAGATCACAAAATGGGGTGGTGGAAGTAGAAAATCTTGAAAATTTGAAAGAACCCCATCTGTCTGGTGCTTACATTCGTACCCTTGTTAAGGAATTAACCTCTTCAAGAGCCAAAGATTCATTTAATAATAAGGTGGTTGAGAATTCAGAGGGAGAAGGGGTTTCCAGCAACCAAGATTCTGCTGGAATTGGTGATGGATTTTCTAATCATAAACAAGAAAAATCTCCTCAACAGCATAAAAAACAAGTGAGGAGAAGGCTTCACACAAGCAGGCCTTACCAAGAAAGGCTGCTAAATATGGCTGAAGCCCGAAGAGAAATTGTTGCCGCTCTTAAATTTCATAGAGCGGCAATGAAACAAGCAAATGAAAAGCAACATCAGCAACAGTTCGAATCAGGGCCTGAAATGCCGGCATTGGGGCCCTTATCTAATCAACTTTCTTTAGAACAGGAGGCCAAGTTAATGTCTAGGAGGAATACAAGAATATATGCTTCAAATTCTTCTACTTCCAGCAATTTTCCGATCAAGAATTTAGGCCATTTATCTTACTCACAAGGCTTGTGTACCCCTTATTCTTGGCCTGTATCGACAATTGCATCTCCATCGCTTATCCAAGAAAATCTCAATTTTATCCTACCAAGCCAAACGCTAGGCCTCAACCTCAATCTTCAAGATTTCAACCTTTTGGAGACCCCTTGTAATGGTATAAGCAAATCTTCATCAGTTTACTCCTCTTCTTCCGCATCAACCTCTTCTTCCCCTGCCACTGAGGAAATTCCAAGCATGGCGGTGCCACCTTCTGTGGTTGCGGCTGAGGTGACCGAATTCGGTGATTCTGGCTTGCATCCAGCTATGGATGACAAGGAGATTGCAGAGATCAGGTCGATTGGGGAACAGTACCAGATGGAATGGAATGACACTATGAATTTGGTGACTTCTGCTTGGTGGCTCAAGTTCTTGAAGGAAAGTAAACCAGAGGATGAAGTTATGGAATATCCTGCCTGGCTAAATGCAAACGAGAGCTGCTTGCACGATCTGAACGATTGTTGCTCAGATGAATACTTGCAAGAGCCTGCTTTGCCATG CATGGAGATTGAGGAAATTGAAGGAATGGATGACGACTGGTTATCCTGA
- the LOC140894581 gene encoding 3-ketoacyl-CoA synthase 10-like, whose product MARAEQHLLSTEIVNRGGPDAGNMTFSVRVRRRLPEFVNSVNLKYVKLGYHYLISHGVYLATIPLMLLVFGAEVGSLSLSTEDLWRRLWDSTVKYDLAAVVGFVALSVFTLCVFFMTRPRPVYLVDFACYKPQDDFKVTKDQFIQLARSSGKFEEESLEFQKRILHSSGIGDETYVPKSIGSPENIVTMKEGRAEASAVMFGALDELFEKTKVRPKDIGVLVVNCSIFNPTPSLSAMIINHYKLRGNILSFNLGGMGCSAGIIALDLARDMLLANPNNYAVVVSTEMVAYNWYPGNDRSMLIPNCYFRMGCSAVLLSNRRRDYRRSKYRLEHIVRTHKGADDRSFRSIRQEEDSQRFRGIKISKDLIEIGADALKANITTLGPLVLPFSEQLLFFSTLIWRILSRNSGNSKPTKPYIPDYKLAFEHFCVHAASKTVLDELQRNLGLSDENLEASRAVLHRFGNTSSSSIWYELAYLEAKGRVKGGDRVWQLAFGSGLKCNSAVWKSLRGIKKPVRNPWMDCIDRYPQPGLM is encoded by the exons atggcTCGAGCCGAACAGCATCTTTTGTCGACCGAAATCGTGAACCGGGGTGGTCCCGACGCCGGTAACATGACGTTCTCCGTCAGGGTGCGGCGGCGGCTGCCGGAGTTCGTCAACTCGGTGAACCTCAAGTACGTGAAGCTGGGATACCACTACTTGATCAGCCATGGAGTTTACCTGGCCACCATCCCTTTGATGCTTCTGGTGTTCGGGGCGGAGGTGGGCAGCCTCAGCCTCAGCACGGAGGATCTGTGGCGGCGCCTCTGGGACAGCACCGTCAAGTACGATCTCGCCGCCGTGGTGGGATTCGTGGCGCTCTCCGTTTTCACCCTCTGCGTCTTCTTCATGACTCGCCCCCGGCCTGTGTATCTTGTTGATTTCGCTTGCTACAAACCTCAAGATGATTTCAAG GTGACAAAGGATCAATTCATACAACTTGCAAGAAGTTCAGGAAAATTTGAGGAAGAAAGCCTTGAATTCCAGAAGCGAATCCTTCACTCCTCCGGCATCGGCGACGAGACCTACGTCCCGAAATCGATAGGCTCGCCGGAGAACATAGTGACCATGAAAGAAGGCCGAGCGGAAGCGTCCGCCGTCATGTTCGGAGCTCTGGACGAGCTGTTCGAGAAGACCAAAGTCCGGCCGAAAGACATCGGCGTGCTTGTCGTCAACTGCAGCATCTTCAACCCCACGCCGTCTCTCTCGGCCATGATCATCAACCACTACAAGCTGAGGGGGAACATTCTCAGCTTCAACTTGGGGGGCATGGGCTGCAGCGCCGGGATCATCGCCTTGGATTTGGCTCGTGACATGCTTCTGGCCAATCCCAATAATTATGCTGTGGTGGTGAGTACGGAGATGGTGGCCTACAACTGGTATCCTGGGAACGATAGGTCCATGCTCATCCCTAATTGTTACTTCAGAATGGGTTGCTCCGCCGTGCTCCTCTCCAATCGCCGCCGAGACTACCGCCGTTCCAAGTACCGGTTGGAGCATATAGTTCGCACCCACAAGGGAGCTGATGATCGGAGCTTCAG GAGCATTCGACAAGAAGAAGACAGCCAGAGATTCAGAGGTATAAAAATCAGCAAAGACTTGATCGAAATAGGCGCAGATGCTCTCAAAGCAAACATCACCACGCTCGGTCCCCTCGTCCTCCCGTTCTCCGAGCAGCTCCTCTTCTTCTCCACACTAATCTGGAGGATCCTATCCCGCAACAGCGGAAATTCCAAGCCCACGAAGCCATACATCCCCGACTACAAGCTCGCGTTCGAGCACTTTTGCGTGCACGCCGCGAGCAAGACGGTGCTGGACGAGCTGCAGAGGAACTTGGGACTAAGCGACGAGAATCTCGAAGCATCTCGTGCTGTGCTGCACAGGTTTGGTAACACATCCAGCAGTAGCATATGGTACGAGCTGGCCTACCTGGAGGCGAAGGGACGAGTGAAGGGTGGCGACCGCGTGTGGCAGCTGGCGTTCGGGTCGGGTTTGAAATGTAACAGTGCTGTCTGGAAGTCCCTGAGGGGGATCAAGAAGCCTGTGAGGAACCCGTGGATGGATTGTATTGATAGGTATCCTCAGCCTGGATTAATGTAG